The region GGCAGATTCTCAGCCGGGCACTGGACCTGCTCAATCTAATGGGCGAAACGCCAATCTTTGTGAACGATCTCTGCGCGGCTGCCGAAGCGTCCGAGCGCAGCGTCCGCAACGTATTTCATCGATACCTGGGCATGGGGCCCCACCGCTATCTGGCGCTGTACCGCATGCACGCCATCCGCGCGGCACTATGCAATGCTGCGCCTGGCGATACGGTCTCCGGCATCTGCGGACGATTCGGTGTATGGGACTTCGGGCGGTTCGCCGCTCTTTACAGCGCCCACTTCGGCGTTCTGCCATCGCAGACGCTAAGGGCTCGCCGCGCATCGGCGAGAGCGTGACCGCTGCTGTCCGGGACTGCCCAACCTGATGACGGCACCAGGGCGCGCTCTAGCCGCTTACCCGCCGAGGCACTTACGGCCGAGTTGGTTCTGCAGTTGCCATTGACGCCAGGAAGCCTGCGTCCAGATGGGTCGATGGGGCAGGCGGCACATTTTTCCACTTGAAACGTCGCACGGGTCAGAACGCGGAGAGGGGCCACCAGGACATGCGAAACCAAACAACAATCACTTGCGAACTTCGCTCACTAGGGGTTCATGCAGGCGACCTTGTGATGGTACATGCCTCGCTAAAGGCCATAGGTCCTGTCGAGGGGGGCGCTGTCGCCATTGTTGCAGCACTTCGCGACGCCGTTGGCCCGGAAGGCACGCTGATGAGCTATGCGTCGTGGGATCGCTCACCTTACGAACAGACGCTGAATGGTGCGCGGATGGATGAAGACGACCGGCGCAACTGGCCGCCATTCGATCCTGCAACCGCAGGAACATATCGCGGCTTTGGTCTGCTCAACCAGTACCTTGCCGCATCTCCAGGTGCAACGCGAAGTGCCCATCCTGATGCATCCATGGTTGCGCTTGGGCCGCGGGCAAGATATCTGACCGAGCCCCATCGGCTTGGTGAAGCCTTTGGCAAAGGCTCCCCACTTGAGCGCTTCGTTGATGGCGGCGGCAAAGTCCTGCTTCTTGGCGCTGGCCTCGATTCTGTGACCATCCTGCACTATGCCGAGGCCATTGCCGATATCCCGGGCAAGCGCCGGATCACGTATGAGATGCCCCTGCGAGGCGCGGACGGCCATACCGTGTGGGAAGTCGTAGAAGAGTTCGACTCGAACGGAAT is a window of Cupriavidus taiwanensis LMG 19424 DNA encoding:
- the aac(3) gene encoding aminoglycoside 3-N-acetyltransferase, whose amino-acid sequence is MRNQTTITCELRSLGVHAGDLVMVHASLKAIGPVEGGAVAIVAALRDAVGPEGTLMSYASWDRSPYEQTLNGARMDEDDRRNWPPFDPATAGTYRGFGLLNQYLAASPGATRSAHPDASMVALGPRARYLTEPHRLGEAFGKGSPLERFVDGGGKVLLLGAGLDSVTILHYAEAIADIPGKRRITYEMPLRGADGHTVWEVVEEFDSNGILDCFAVEGQPDGVETMATAYVALGRHTEGQVGCAHCYLFDAQDIVAFGVSYLEQHHSPSSA